Sequence from the Alosa sapidissima isolate fAloSap1 chromosome 21, fAloSap1.pri, whole genome shotgun sequence genome:
acctctcaaaagagtttattcacttttaacattcaaaaagcacactgtattatccaatattatcctatattcccaatatgtacactcatcaacactaggaaccatttaatggcattgtacaataacctccaccatcatcaaacatgttctgaatgccattttaaaaaatccgataccgcatggcgcagtccaccgagattgcagaattcatagtttacccacctcttattttaccactacatccctgactGTAATTGAAAAGCACCATTTTAATATTTCAATTCTGGCTCATTTACATTTGTATTCTAaacaacatttttgtttttaggGACCTGGGTTATATTATGTAGATGACAATGGACTCAGACTAAGTGGCCATATGTTTTCCACTGGATCTGGCAACTCTTATGCTTATGGTGTGATGGATAGTGGCTACCGGTATGACCTCTCTGTACCTGAGGCATATGACTTGGCCCAAAGGGCTATCTTCCATGCAACACATAGAGATGCATACTCAGGAGGAACTGTAAACAGTAAGTCCTTGAACATTGTGTGACTTAAGAAATTATCTTTGATGATTATACCAAagtaactttgtgtgtgtgtgcttgatttTTGTAGTGTACCACATGCAGGAGACGGGTTGGATCAAAGTGTCACAGGAAGATGTTGGGGAGCTGTATCACCGTTTTGCTAAAGAGAAGAAGTGAACCTGATTCCAACTCAACTCACAATACAGAAATCTTAATAACTATCTTATTGGCAGTAAACTCACATTTTTAACTGTGGAATGTAGTTTTCACTAGCCAGAGCTCTAATGTACTTGGAAACTCCACAAAACTATTTTGTAATTGCTGCATTCATTAAAACAGAACTGGATATCTCTCTATGCAAGAAGTACAGTCATTTTAAACCATTGGTTCATAAAAATCCTCCACATTTTTAGTGGATACTGGACAACAATTTCCGATCCATAGGCGAGATCATTTGGGGACACATCTGGCTTTCTCTGAGACTTAGAAATAGATAACTCACTTTAAGAGGGGACCATTTAATATTATATGAGTATTGTGAAATTATGATCAATTCCAGTGAAATCGTTTGTGTATACCGTATAGGATACTATATTGCTGGTCAATTTAATGTTAGGcctagcttactttaaagcagGAATTTTCTTCTAAAACTAGCAAGCTATAACAACATAAATGCATGCAGAATGTTTGAAAAGCCCCTTAGCCATGTTGACACGTGTCTTATATCATGCTGCTATCTGCTGTTTTGAATATATTTCATAGGAACAATATACTGTAGTTGGCATTATCATTATATTGTGAAAAATATTCTTACATTTTCAAGGTGTGCCATCCCATAACACAGCAGCATGTTGTGCTTTGGCTGGACAGCTCATTCACATGACAGGCTATACATCAACATGAGCTTGAAATAAATACCAAAGCTCTGTGTCAAGGAATACCTTGTTATCCTTACAATGACATGGTGTAACCTGCTGATATTCAGCATtactatatatatttatatatagtatactatatatatatatatatatatatatatatatatatttcttttaCTAAGAAAAGTAATAAACTTCAGCTTAACATATCTTATTTCATTGCTCAGATTTGCCTTTTCAATGATATAATTCCAATAATTCCCTGGAAAAAAATCCAGTATTTCATgtaccactttttaaaaatattccTCCTCTCAACAAAATGCTGAAAATTAGTTTACCATGGGTTAGGCTAGTACACTGGGATAGTAGGCCTACCATGAGATCTCTGATCTTCCATTAGAATTAGTCCTACTCCTTGTAGTCCAGGAGTGAAGGCATTTTGAAGGTGGTAAGTTTTTCCCCCTTAAAATCCCCATTTTATTACTCTCTTGAGACACGAAATGCAAAcccagtttttctttttttttgttttcacttcgTCAGTTCTCACCTCTGATCACACAGTCTTGTGATGCAATCAGTTAAAATTGGCTATTTTCTGAATGTTCATAAATGGTGCGACATGGTCCAAAAGATTAGGTTTTGCCCTTTGCCTTCAAACTGATGTCTTCAATATATTGGAGATATCGATTAGCCAACTCTTCTCCTGTCAAGTTTAGAGTTTCAGAAGACTCGAACAAAAAGACATTCAGAAAAGGACAGCTCTGTGGCCTCGCAAAATAAGCCTATGCCCTATTCCAGGGGAAGCCCGCTGttcgaaagtgaaactaacttgtAATAGCTACAGACAGTCTCAAAGCACTTGGTTCGCGGGTAGGCTATCCTGTGTCAGTCAGAAACTGAATATTATGAAGGTTTAGGCTACTTGCCTTTTTATTCGAGTATTATGTAGTGGACGATCGAAGACGCGATTCAATTTTGGGACGTAACTGGCCTTCTCAAAATGTATTCTATCATCGTGTACGTATTGGTCATAAGTGTCGACTTAGTGACATTCTGTGTTTTAAGTGACAGGTTGCTATCCCTGGGGTCTGGACAACAGAATGCGACGGTTTATTTGTGTTTACAGTGGGTCACGTCAGGAATAAGATGGGTGATGTTGAGCGGTGTGACTTATTGGGCTAACCATGGCTCCAACGTTGTGCTGAAAAGGTGGCTTGGAACCCTTTGCTTCCTTGGTTCTGTATTCGAGAGTGGATGCTTCATATTGTCTAGCAGTTATCCGCTGGGAACCTCATGGCGTTGGTTATCACATTTTATCGCGGCTACCTCTGCTTGTTTGTTGTGGGAGTTCTCATTCCCTGACAAAAAAGTCGAAAGTAACGGAAAACAGAAAACGCAAAAGGCACGAGAGCATCTCCAGCGCGTAATTCTTCTGTACAGACCGGATTACATGCTTCTAATTGGGGCGTTCATCTCCCTCACACTAGCAGTTCTGTGTAAGTAGTAAAATAAAAGTATCCTATTTGTCCTTGAGTATGCTAGCTACCATCTGAGGGTAGGCTATGTCAGGTTTCTGGGAAATTTGCGACAACGTTATATTTTCACATGCATGTTTCTGGCAAACTTGCGGTTAACTTGCAGCAATGTTATATGGAAATTAGGTTTGTTACCAGAAGTTATTtggaagtttgccattattggctaAGTGTGGTGGCTAATCACTGGTGAAGAAATTTGGTAGTTCcaaacttctcattgttgccGGAACTTTGCTGGAAGCGGCCAACATTGGCAaacttctggcaatattttcAAGTGAACTCAattgtttcccacaaatcacccacaaaTTTTCTGCCAATCTGCtgcaaacatttaatttttgtaAGGGAAGTCTCCGAGATTTTTGGCAAGATTAGAAAATAAGTGATAGCATTGCATTGGTAGTAGCTTTATGTATTAATATGTAAATGAGCCATTGTCTACTGCAATATGCAATAATTTGCATAtatttcaagtaggcctacaaacatTTCAACATTGGATAGTCAGGTTCAAAAtacttatttttgtttttcatgttgGCGACATATTAGAGTGAAAGGTAGGCTAATTCctgaaatactgtatttttgagAATGTCTTCATGGGTCAGAGTTGTGAAAATGGCTGAAATAAATTGTGTAATGGGGCAGTATCTTGatctatttaaaatacaaattcAAAATTCCTACAATAATATTTTACTCTAAATAAGAATTTTGAACCAGACTTTATCCAGTGTTAAGGTTTCTGTACATGAAATGCAAACGTAGATAATGGCTCATTTACACTTCATGTATACATGCAATTTCAGAAAATGTtcaatacaaaaaatattgACTTAATGTAAATAATCAGCGGTGGAAGTTTTGTGGGGATATCTATTAGTTAGGATTTTTAGCCTATTTTGTACTATATCCCTGCATAGACTTATAATAGACAAACAGGGtgataaaacacaaaaaagctTCTCCAAATGCAATGCTATCACATATTTTCTAATTCTAGGGTGGTATACCTTGTCAAAAATCTATGAGACTTATTCCCCTCGAATGGTACCGATTGACCAAAACTAGGGGGTCTGGCTCAAGGACTAGCCTACTAATGTGAAAGTAACTGCTGTCATGAAACACAGAACATTAACTAGCCTTAAcatttctgtaggctactttagcTGACCCCATTCTCCTTCTATCCATGTGTGTTCAGGTGAGATGTTCATTCCCTTTTACACTGGAAGAGTGATTGACATCCTGCAGTCACAGTACCAGTGGAGTGACTTCCTGACCGCAATTCTCCTCATGGGCCTCTTCTCCTTAGGAAGGTAAAATAGACAGAAGTAGCTGGGTTATGCGGCAGAAACGTCTTATTTattgtgcggggggggggggggggggcggtacATGAATGTTGCTTCAGAATGTCAGAATCTCACTTTGCTTTTGTGATCCAGTTCCATCAGTGCAGGATGTCGAGGCGGACTCTTCATGTGTGCCATAAATAGTTTCACATCCAGAGTGAGAATCATGCTGTTCAGAGCCCTTGTGAATCAAGAAATTGCGTTTTATGAGACTGCAAAGACAGGTAGGCTACTCCAATTTGCCCCAGATTTGTTTGGGGTGTGTAGGGAAGTCATAAGGTATAATCTGTAATTCTGGCTAAAGGTTATTGTTATTTCAGCTCAACAGTCTGttatgccccccctcccccaacacacacacacacacacacacaccttctccacATTCAAATGATAATTAGctatttttagtttttttgcTGAAATAATGTGGAACTGAGAATAAATTTATCCTGTAGGTGACCTCACTGCTAGGTTGTCAGGAGACACTACTCTGATGGCACGGGCGGTGGCACTGAATGTGAATGTTATATTAAGGAGGTCCATCAAGACCCTGGGCATGCTATCCTTGATGTTGAGCCTGTCCTGGAAGCTCACATTGCTAATGCTGATGGAGACACCACTAACTGGGTTGCTTCAGAACGTATATGACACATTTTATCAGGTAACTATCATATATACTATAGTTTCAAGGCTTACAAGGGCCAACTATTGAACGTGTAGCAGTAGTTTATTATGCATTTATGCTGCAGATCCACCTGTGTTTTAAGAGGCAATGAATACATAAAGAGCAAATGCCAGCATCTTCTCTAATTCCAACAGTAACCATATATATTATCATGGTATCTGTGAAAGAACCCTATGGCCTCCTTACCATCTGCATTGTCATCCCCCAAACCTCTGTCTGTAAATTGTTGGTGGGTATTTGAGAGGGTCACATCTCATAAGTTCTTTATTTTTCTGCAAACTGAGCTGAAATGTTATCTACAGTAGCACCCGGTTATATGCATGTTTGTCTCTTTGCTAAATGCTTGATATATTTTTGACTCATTAGAAACTGTCCAAAGAGGTGCAAGACTCTATTGCACGAGCCAATGATGCTGCAGAAGAGACTGTGTCAGGCATTCGCACTGTACGAGGGTTCAACACAGAGACAAGGGAATCACGTCGCTATAACAATTGCCTGATGGACACTCACAACCTGAAGAATCGAAGGGATACTGTCAGGGCAGTGTACACGGTTGTGCAAAGGGTAACTGGCAGCTTTTCAAAGCCATATATTTAAACAATTACTACACAATAATGTgtttaatgtgtatgtgttattcGTGTTAGATTACAGAACTTGGCATGAAGGTGGCCATGCTCCTCTATGGCAGGCTAATCATTGAGTCAGGACAGATGAGCACAGGGAATCTGGTGTCTTTCATCCTGTACCAGACTGACCTGACTACCAATATTAGAGTAAGTATTGTGTTACCTACATTTCTGGATATGCCTATAATCCCATATGTCCATTTTTTCCATAGCTGTCAGAAAATAGAAGCTTGGAAACTTGATCTTGTAGTTGCAATGACAATATACTGACTTTTTGGAGAAACCATGATATAACCCTGTTGTGAGACTGTgtgaaatgtaaataaaaacagaaagtaAAGATTTGAAAATCATGTAAACCCTATATGATAACATATCAATTGGTAAAACAGAGAAATGTTTTGAATTTAATGGccacaacacattttttaaaagttgggacagggcaTGTTACCATTGTTCACCTATTCTTTTAAACGTCTGTAAACGTTTGGAACTGAGAAGACCAGTTGCTGAAATGTGCTCACATTCTTGCCTGATATGATTTAAGTTGTTCAAAATCCAGGGTCTTCTTTGTTGTTACTTTCGTTTCAAGTTGCACTAAATCTGACAGGTCCGGACTGCATTCAGACCATTTTAGTACCTAGACTCTTCTACTATTGCTCTTGTAATATTTTGGCAGTCTTCCTAAAATATTTAAGGTTTTTCCTGAAAAAGACATTGTCTGGATGGCAGCATATATTGCTCTAAGACCTATATATCAATTCAGCATTAATTGTGCCCTTCCAGATGTGTAAGCTGCCCATGACATTGTCACTAATGCACCACCATGCCATCATGGATGTTGATGTCCTCTTTAGCCTGGAGATGCAGAGTATATGATTTCCAAGCTGAAATATAGCATAATTAGTACTGAAATGTTCCTCCTTGAGTTTTTTTtagcattacacaacttttccagccttTCCAACTTTGTTGCCACTGTCCTAACTTTCTTGAGACGTGTTGCTGGTTTTAAATTCCGAATGAGCTTATATTTTTCATTAAATAGTAACATTTCACAGTTTCAACATTTGAAATGTTGTCTACGCtcccttttttaaaaaatatgggtttacatgaTTTGAAAGTCATcacaatttgtttttatttacctTACACATAGCGTCCCAACTCTTGTGGAAATGGGGTTGCATATTAGAATATGTTCAAAGTGGCAAAGCTTTTATACACCTCTATTTGGAGATAGGTGCGTCGGAGATGACCATAGGTCGTAGATGACCATAGGTCGTAGATCAGTAGTTTAGAGAATTATGTCATTCGAGAGTAGGACCTGATTGGTCCTGGTTAGTCAACCAAACTATTTAAGAGTATGGTTGAATGGAATGTTTGAATTTACCTGATGAAGGTCCGAGAACGAAACGTTGTGTTCTATATTCTAATAAATAATTGCATGCGGAATGGACAGTGTGCAGGATCTCTTCTCCACTACTGATATTAGAATATGTAACATTACTATTAATTCGGAAGTGttatatttatatgtatgttACCATATGTTTCATAGGGGAAACATTTTCATATACCAGCACTGTTGTAATCTCTGCTTCACACAGGCTTTAATCTACATCTTTGGTGACATGCTAAACTCTGTGGGTGCAGCTGGTAAGGTCTTTGAGTACCTGGACAGGAAACCTGAAGTTAGTGCTGAGGGAACCCTCCAGCCTGACTCTCTGAAGGGACATGTCCTGTTCCAGAACCTCACTTTCTCCTACCCTACCCGCCGTGACCAGAAAGTGCTGAAGGTAAAGAAGTATTATTTACAGTTATATTCCATATCCAAATTGCAGCGAACGaagagagcagtgaccccactACTAAACCTGCAGCTTGACCGCAATGCCAAAGAACCAGGCTCTTCACACTGCCCTCCCCAGGCGCTTCACGCACACTGGTGTCCCTCATGCATCCACCAGCCGTACTTCCCCTATCCTAGGGTACCCCACACAGTATTGCTTGAAggggcagccgtagcctactggttagcgcttagaacttgtaaccggaaggttgccggttcaaaccctgaccagtaggaacggctgaagtgcccttgagcaaggcccctaacccctcactagcaggcagctcactgcgttgggattagtgtgtgcttcacctcactttgtgttcactgtgttttcattagtgtgtttcactaattcacggattggaataaatgcagagaccaaatttccctcacgggatcgaAAAAGTATATACTTTGCTGTCAATCGGCTGTTAagtcgattaaaaaaattaatctaattaattacatactctgtgattaattaatataaattaatcgcatatatgatttttgctgtgaacgtattttaaatatttaaattcaaatgaatttgaattcaaaatgaatcattgaataatcagcattagtgacattaaagttcaaaaactcttttattattattttaataatggccataataatctatgatatgacctaatatgctgaggaaataaattcaaaagtgcttcgggaagaagtttttttgtatcacatacattgcagaggactttattttaatcaacactttatttttatcaacactaTTAAGCCGTTtttgaaaagtaaatgttccaatcaatgatctaggcagcaaattttcttctctctccttcattttacagtagaattggttactgactacaatggctcggggtcaaaggtcatacagaatcgattaatatgcgttattttttttaatcagttattttttctcaaattaattaatcgaaatgaatcagttattttgacagccctaatacttatacttatttataCTGCTTCTCCCATCTCTGGGATCCCTCACTCACAGGACtgcctttgtatgtgtgtctctctttttaGGACTTCTCTCTTGAACTAAAGCCGGGGCAGATGACAGCTTTGGTGGGGGCCTCAGGTGGGGGCAAGACTACCTGTGTGAGTCTGCTGGAGAGATTCTACCAGGCTCAGGAGGGAGAGATCCTCCTGGATAGACATCCACTGCAGAATTATCAGCACAAATATCTGCATAGAAAGGTGAGTATGGGATTTATATGACAATGATGGCTAGGTTTAAAAGGTTTTGTTTTCAGTCACCATGAACCTAACCACATTTGTGATAGTGATTGCACAAGTTATAGCAAAGATATTGGCGGTGACATAACTCTAGACATTAACACTGAGATTGGCTGTGTCATGCAGATTGCCATGGTGGGCCAGGAGCCTGTGCTTTTCTCTGGTTCTGTGAGAGACAACATCGCCTATGGGCTGGGAGAGTGTTCCCTACAGCGAATACAGGAAGCGGCCCTCAAAGCCAATGCCCATGGCTTCATCTCTCAGCTGGAGAAAGGCTATGACACAGGTACCCTCCAAGACAAAACGTATAAATGGAGTTTACAAACGGAAGTTCGGGAAGAGCATGACGGAATTTGCCACGCCTCCTTCAATCAGACAGGTTATTTATTAGCAGTCTGCCTCTACCTGCCGAAGTTGCAGCATAGGTGTCACGCCTACCTAGGATGCTGCGCAacctcctcccccttcccccGTAACGACCGCGTCGCTACCTTTTCCTCTTTCCCCATCATCTCCCGCCGGCGCGAACCACGTTCGAGCCCACGTTTTTCCCCAGCCAGGGACCGCGTCCCTGGTTCTCCCTCAACCCTCTTTCCCTGGATTGGTGCCACCACCCTATAGGCTACCGTCTCGGCATCTCATCTGAGATCATGTCTACATGAAACAGTAATACAATATAATCTATGTGGTGatcacaaaatgtatttaaaggaaccatatgtaagattgtggtcaaaactggtactgcaatcactttcaaattactgtagagcggtgtatccccttcccctcccctctgactggcagagctggcaactggatgccgaaacactactgactttgtgattagtagataggtggagggtggcgcatcaggccaaaacacaacatgacaatatcctggcctaaatgacaatatcctggccttaccactgttgtcagtgatataagtatttgaaattaacataaTTTCTTAATgcctagtgacatatcagggccattttatgattaattgaaatacatttcttacatacagtTCCTTTAAGGGAGCATCGCTTTACCTTAACTCAATGCCGGCGTTGGCCGCTGATACACAGGAGCTGTTGCTCTGTCTCTTATTGCCAAGAGGGCAAGGAAGGAatttttctcctttaaatgtctGGGAGTTTTTCGCCTTCCTCTGTGTTCAGAGAGTGCCAGCATATTAAAAGCCTTCCCTAGCTGACCAAGGGAGCACCTACACCTGCGTGTAGCTCTGCTCTGTTACTTCTCTAGCTGAGCCTTGGAGCACCTGCACCTGTGTGTAGCTCTGCTCTGTTCCTCAGAATCCTCTCTAATAATGTGCTGCTGCTCATCACCTCTCTTGCTGTTATAGCTACCGCGCTAGCTATAGCAGCCTATTTTAATTGCGTAGGCCTTAGCCTACTTAACATTGGGGTGCATTAGATGTTGAACTTCACAACCGTGTGTTTGggctgtcattttcaacatctaCTCTCTCCTGCAGCCCTATACAATTTGGCTAATTACTCTTTCCATCGCATGGATAGATCCCCTCTCCAGACTACTGACGCTCCGTTACTCGCTTCTGGTTTCAAACGCAGTTCTGGTTTCAAACGCAAATCGGAATCCCAGCAGGCCGTTACTCTACTCATTATTTTATGGTGCAGCCACCAACGCGGCAAATAACGGCCTGTCCGATCAAGCGCTCAAAACCCTCGGCCCGTGGTCCTCCGACGCCCATCACTCTTATATCAGATCAAGTCTCTCTGATCTAAAGAAAATGAGCGCACCTGGCGCTCTCCCGTTGAATTTGTTCGCGTGGTCCTGGCTATAGGGTCCCTCATCTTTAACGCATTTTTTTGGGGTGTATGGCGGAATCCTGCATGACTCCTGCCTGCGCAGTTGACTCCTGCACGATCCTGCAAATCACTTCAGGACCCTGGCCAGAGACTTCGCCAGACATGCTTTTCTATCATGCTATTATATCCGTTTGCAAATTACagaatgtgaactagtgaaatggCGTTTACAAACGGAAGTTCGGGTGGAGCATGACGGAATTTGCCACGCCTCCTTCAATCAGACAGGTTATTTATTCGCAGTCTGCCTCTACCTGCCGAAGTTGCAGCATCGGCGTCACTCCGCTTgcaacccaccacctccccttacACCTCCCGTCTTCCATAGTTCAAGAATAAAGGGGTGTATGGCGGAATCCTGCACGACTCCTGCCTGCGCAGTTGACTCCTGCACGATCCCGCAAATCACTTCAGGACCCTGGCCAGAGACTtcgccaaacatgcttttctattatgctattatatctgtttgcaaattacagaatgtgaactagtgaatCCAAATATGGTGAAAATGTAGTGCGATCATGTTCAGTTAAATGTTCAGTTTCCTATCCTGCTACTGTTTTAGGACAATAACTCACCTGTCTTTTGCACAGTCACTTATGCaaaaaataagtaaaaaaaaGATGTGGTTCAAGTAAACACGGTTCATTGATTGATAACTCTCTGTCCCATCAGatgtgggagagaggggaggtctGTTGTCGGGCGGTCAGAAGCAGCGCATTGCCATCGCCAGGGCTCTGATCAGAGAGCCACAGGTGCTCATCCTGGATGAGGTGACCAGCTGTCTGGACACAGAGAGTGAACAAATGGTACAGTTCTCCCTTTTATATGTGATATGAAGCATTATATTATACATGGTTTattatgcatgcatgtacacatgAAAATTCCAAACTCAAGAATGGTTTTCTCAAACAAATGGTAAGACATGCACAGATGACACAAAGGGATTGTTTTCTTGGACGGACACCATTCAGGCACATACGTACatatatatttgtatgtatCCATCTGAAAAGTACTTGGGAGACCAAACAgtaacacatgcatacagatatggacacacacattactgcagTCATGCACATTGAACTTTATCCCTTTAACAAGATGTCTTACAGCTGGTTAATATTCCATGTTTCACAGGTACAACAAACCTTGGCCTCCTGTCCCAACCAGACCCTGCTAGTGATTGCTCATAGACTGAAGACCATCGAGAGAGCGGATCAGATCGTAGTGATTGACAGTGGGACAGTAATCGAGAAGGGCACTCATAAAGAACTCATGGAAAAACAGGGCACCTACTACAGTCTAAGAGAAAGGCTCTTTGACAGTTAACCAATTTTAACAATTTAGTTTCCTGTTCGACTTAATGTTGTTTTTCAGGCTGTGTAGAGTTTGTAGAAAATAGGCCAATGTATGTTTTGTGTCATGTTTAAGCATCTTTTTTGTTTGCCCTATCATATAACAACCAGAAGAATAATAGGTTATGCtgttttttgtcattttattaCTGTGTTTATTACATGGAGTCAAAAAATGTTTAGCCATTAAAACTGGTTGTTTTCTGTATTGTAGATTTGGAGTTGTAACTGGTTGTCTTCTGCATGTATTGTAGATTtggagtttttttctttttccaaaATTGATCATATTTTGTATGTATCTTTTATggcatgaaaaataaataaaattcaaGTAGCCATATCTACCATAAATCTATAGTAATACATGAAATCAAATTCCAGGGTCCCAAAACATAATAATGAAAATTAGTTGTGTGTTGTAATATGAACTCTGAAATCATTCTTAATCACATGATGTCAAAAGAGACCTGTTGAGTCTTGCTGGAAAGTCCCATTGTCTGCGTCTGGCAGTCTGCCTGACcacagcagtaggcctacagactccATCATCCGTGTGTCTGTGCTTCGCCCTCACCTTCTGGAGAGAGACACCTACCGGGCGACACCAGCCATAGAGATACATCGAAGTACTGGGCGCCATTTCATCAACTGAAGTTTGCTCAAAATGGAGGGCCGGTCGGATGGATTTTGAACATTGTCTGAGAACAGTGATATAattttctctgtatgtgtgtgtgtgtgtgtgtgtgtgcaagtgattTGACATTACCTTGAAATGTCCAAAAACATGCCAAAACTGTATTCCAACTTTTTAAATCAACAAGAGAATGTCTTGTCGTTCAGTCTTACCCATGTATGGTGTTTACTAAAATGCTGCAAGCAGAGCAGCAGCGTATTATGTCACCCATCATCAGGTCTGCAGTGGCTGAAGGTATACAttattttatgtgtttttaaaacaattaaCATTCTCTATTGATGTttcaatgttttgtgtgtgtgtgtgagagagagatgcatgtcAGGTGAGGCTTGTATGTATGTGATCATAAGTAATTTTGTAGACATATTCAGATGTTGA
This genomic interval carries:
- the tap2a gene encoding antigen peptide transporter 2a, with the protein product MYSIIVYVLVISVDLVTFCVLSDRLLSLGSGQQNATVYLCLQWVTSGIRWVMLSGVTYWANHGSNVVLKRWLGTLCFLGSVFESGCFILSSSYPLGTSWRWLSHFIAATSACLLWEFSFPDKKVESNGKQKTQKAREHLQRVILLYRPDYMLLIGAFISLTLAVLCEMFIPFYTGRVIDILQSQYQWSDFLTAILLMGLFSLGSSISAGCRGGLFMCAINSFTSRVRIMLFRALVNQEIAFYETAKTGDLTARLSGDTTLMARAVALNVNVILRRSIKTLGMLSLMLSLSWKLTLLMLMETPLTGLLQNVYDTFYQKLSKEVQDSIARANDAAEETVSGIRTVRGFNTETRESRRYNNCLMDTHNLKNRRDTVRAVYTVVQRITELGMKVAMLLYGRLIIESGQMSTGNLVSFILYQTDLTTNIRALIYIFGDMLNSVGAAGKVFEYLDRKPEVSAEGTLQPDSLKGHVLFQNLTFSYPTRRDQKVLKDFSLELKPGQMTALVGASGGGKTTCVSLLERFYQAQEGEILLDRHPLQNYQHKYLHRKIAMVGQEPVLFSGSVRDNIAYGLGECSLQRIQEAALKANAHGFISQLEKGYDTDVGERGGLLSGGQKQRIAIARALIREPQVLILDEVTSCLDTESEQMVQQTLASCPNQTLLVIAHRLKTIERADQIVVIDSGTVIEKGTHKELMEKQGTYYSLRERLFDS